The Lactuca sativa cultivar Salinas chromosome 2, Lsat_Salinas_v11, whole genome shotgun sequence genome includes a window with the following:
- the LOC111885137 gene encoding wall-associated receptor kinase-like 1, translating into MQPFQVLNLLILILLTTLVEAHLEAYYGKPQCPVICGDVQITYPFGFGRNCSANEWYTLNCNSSPPYPSSFTNKPYLSAFNNAEVLYMDVSTITINMSMISADCENPVQDINHVLITSHGKSPFRFSGSRNRLVFKGCGSASIMENGSIVTGCSTTCGKDTVSDINNCFGFGCCQTTIPHGLSSFTFNLTGLERQNQDGACGCAFLVDTNYAGSFSSKSFTEDHFVPISLSWNETFHENSTRCNETCGNVSIPSPFGIKRDCSDGNWFNVDCKSLTPYLSAFDNMEVLSVSLEKNTITVNVPMISDCKNPIQTNSLFLTGSPFGISGSDNMFVVEGCGSAAIMVENGTIVGGCSTTCSNDTNSESYRNGCFGKGCCQTTIPYDLESFTLNLTGLERDDGNGSCGSAFLVDKISFNQGRFSRQVVPITLSWTYNTSTSYFRPEVSTECISCEQDGGICFPDRYTTSGMSCHFRGSSNKSLGVILGASLTLGLLILMVISYALYNIIKNISAKRRKQRYFKRNGGLLLKQQQTIDNSLVDKTILFTSNELEKATDHFNDNRILGRGGQGTVYKGMLANGRIVAIKKSKVVDESQLEQFINEVVILSQVNHRNVVKLLGCCLETEVPLLVSEFISNGTLYDFLQDETNEFPISLNMRLQIATEVAGALSYLHSATSIPIYHRDIKTTNILLDEKYRAKVSDFGTSRFVSIDQTHLTTLVKGTFGYLDPEYFQSSQFTEKSDVYSFGVVLLELMTREKPISLTRFGENRSLATYFMVSMEEGRVMSIFDAIVVKEGSRNELLAIANLAMRCLNLNGKNRPTMKEVAIELEGVRLSHVPTTI; encoded by the exons ATGCAGCCGTTCCAAGTTTTAAATTTACTCATCTTGATTTTGCTAACAACATTAGTAGAAGCTCATCTCGAAGCTTATTACGGCAAGCCACAATGTCCTGTCATCTGTGGCGATGTCCAGATTACATACCCTTTCGGGTTTGGAAGAAATTGTTCTGCCAACGAATGGTACACACTTAATTGTAATTCCTCCCCACCATATCCATCTTCATTCACCAACAAACCGTATCTATCTGCCTTCAACAACGCCGAGGTGCTGTATATGGATGTGAGCACAATCACTATTAACATGTCTATGATTAGTGCTGATTGCGAAAATCCAGTCCAAGATATCAATCATGTCCTAATCACCAGCCATGGCAAAAGTCCCTTCCGATTTTCCGGATCACGTAACAGATTGGTCTTTAAGGGCTGTGGCAGTGCTTCCATCATGGAGAATGGGAGTATTGTCACCGGTTGTTCAACGACTTGTGGCAAGGACACTGTTAGTGACATAAATAACTGCTTCGGTTTCGGTTGTTGCCAAACTACAATTCCTCATGGTCTCTCATCATTTACCTTCAATCTAACAGGTTTGGAAAGACAGAATCAAGATGGAGCTTGTGGGTGTGCTTTCTTGGTAGATACAAATTACGCAGGAAGTTTTTCTAGCAAATCTTTTACTGAAGACCATTTTGTTCCGATATCACTTTCGTGGAACGAAACATTCCATGAAAACTCAACAAGATGCAACGAGACATGTGGGAATGTATCTATTCCATCCCCTTTCGGGATTAAAAGAGATTGTTCAGATGGGAACTGGTTCAATGTCGATTGCAAGTCATTGACACCTTATTTATCTGCGTTCGACAACATGGAGGTTTTGAGTGTAAGTTTGGAAAAAAATACAATCACTGTTAACGTCCCCATGATTTCTGATTGCAAGAATCCAATCCAAACTAACAGCCTTTTCCTAACCGGAAGTCCCTTTGGAATTTCCGGATCGGATAACATGTTTGTGGTTGAGGGGTGTGGTAGTGCTGCTATTATGGTGGAAAATGGGACTATTGTCGGTGGTTGTTCAACAACGTGTAGCAATGACACAAATAGTGAAAGCTATAGAAACGGTTGCTTTGGAAAGGGTTGTTGCCAAACTACTATTCCCTATGATCTCGAGTCGTTTACTTTGAATCTAACAGGATTGGAAAGAGATGATGGAAATGGAAGCTGTGGGTCTGCGTTCTTGGTGGATAAGATTTCATTCAATCAAGGAAGATTTTCTCGACAAGTGGTTCCGATAACACTGAGTTGGACGTATAACACCAGCACCAGTTATTTTAGACCAGAAGTTTCAACAGAATGCATAAGCTGTGAACAAGATGGTGGGATTTGTTTCCCTGACCGTTACACGACGTCAGGCATGAGTTGTCACTTTCGTGGAAGCAGCAATAAGTCACTCGGCGTTATTCTAG GTGCTAGCCTAACCTTGGGTTTACTTATTCTAATGGTGATTAGTTATGCACTATACAACATAATCAAGAATATTAGCGCCAAAAGAAGGAAACAAAGGTATTTTAAACGAAATGGTGGTCTACTTCTTAAACAACAACAAACAATTGACAACAGTTTAGTTGATAAAACCATACTTTTCACCTCGAATGAACTAGAGAAGGCCACTGACCATTTTAATGATAATAGAATTCTTGGTCGAGGAGGTCAAGGTACAGTATATAAAGGCATGTTAGCCAACGGACGGATTGTAGCTATTAAGAAATCGAAGGTTGTCGATGAAAGCCAATTAGAACAATTCATCAATGAGGtggtcattctttcccaagtCAATCATAGGAATGTGGTCAAATTATTAGGATGTTGCCTCGAAACAGAGGTCCCATTGCTTGTCTCCGAGTTTATCTCAAACGGTACCTTGTATGACTTTCTTCAAGATGAAACCAATGAATTTCCAATCTCTTTAAACATGAGATTGCAAATCGCTACAGAGGTTGCAGGAGCACTTTCTTACTTACATTCGGCTACCTCTATTCCAATATACCATAGAGATATTAAGACAACTAATATACTTTTGGATGAAAAGTATAGAGCCAAAGTTTCTGACTTTGGAACTTCAAGGTTCGTGTCAATAGATCAAACTCACTTAACAACGTTAGTGAAAGGTACATTTGGTTACTTGGATCCAGAGTACTTCCAATCAAGCCAGTTTACTGAAAAAAGTGATGTTTATAGTTTTGGAGTTGTCTTACTTGAACTCATGAcaagagaaaagccaatttcatTAACTAGATTTGGTGAAAATAGAAGTTTGGCTACATACTTTATGGTATCCATGGAAGAAGGACGTGTCATGTCTATTTTTGATGCAATAGTTGTTAAGGAGGGTTCTAGGAATGAGTTGTTGGCCATAGCTAATTTGGCAATGCGATGCTTGAATTTAAATGGGAAAAACAGACCAACAATGAAAGAAGTTGCAATCGAGTTAGAAGGTGTGAGATTGTCACATGTTCCCACCacaatttaa